In Nicotiana tabacum cultivar K326 chromosome 11, ASM71507v2, whole genome shotgun sequence, a single window of DNA contains:
- the LOC107811778 gene encoding auxin-responsive protein SAUR76-like, with protein sequence MARGGNKLTKLKSVLKKMQSFKVGRGINESLVLATNNSYSDEDSYSYDSHCSMKDQHTVYVGKSRRRYFVSSEVVYHPLFRELVERSGNSEDSIAVACEVVLFEHLLWMLENADPHQPESLDELVEFYSC encoded by the coding sequence ATGGCTAGGGGAGGCAATAAGCTCACAAAGCTCAAATCAGTTTTGAAGAAAATGCAATCTTTCAAGGTAGGCCGCGGTATCAACGAGAGCCTTGTACTAGCCACCAATAATTCTTACTCTGACGAAGATTCATATTCCTATGATAGTCATTGCTCCATGAAAGACCAGCACACTGTCTACGTTGGCAAATCACGTCGCCGTTACTTTGTCAGCTCTGAGGTCGTCTACCATCCACTCTTCAGGGAACTTGTTGAAAGGTCAGGTAATTCAGAAGATTCAATCGCTGTTGCCTGTGAAGTTGTTCTCTTTGAACACTTGCTTTGGATGCTCGAAAATGCAGATCCTCACCAGCCAGAGTCCTTGGATGAACTTGTCGAATTTTACTCTTGCTGA